GTGCCATTCCGGACACTACGCTTGCTCCGCACGAACATGGCAATAATATGCCAATCATTAATGCAAAATGCAAATTGTCAATATTTTTCCTGGCTGGGCAGGTACTTTTTAGGCATTACAAATTTAATTTCTGAAAAAATTGTATGAATAGAGACTTTACCTATTTTCCTTAAACGCTGTTCAGGAATCGCCGTGGGTGAGGCGGAAGGCAATGGGGACAATAATGGTGAGCCGGGTTTTATGGAGTGTCGGCGGAAAGGGCGGGAACGGCGCGGCGGCCAGGACGCATTCCCGGGCCTGGCGGTCCAGCAGGTGGTGGCCGGATGAGCTTACTATCCGTACACCACCCATCAGGGTGCCACTGGGGGCCAGGGTGAAGGAGACCCGGACTACACCTTCGTGACCCCGCTGGCGGGACAGCGCGGGGTATTTTTTATATTGTTGGAGCCGGGCCCGAATCCGACCCAGGTAGCGGCGTTCAGCATTGATCACCCCCCGAGAAGGTCCCTGGCCGGGCAGACCTGGGGGACCATGCGACCCCCGTCCTCGACCGCCGGGAATTCCGCGGCCGGCAGTTGGAGCCAGGCCTGACCCTGGGGCTGAGCCAGACTGCGACAGGATAGGGGACTTAGATTTAGGAAGCGGACGGACCCGGGGTTTAGGTGGAGCAGGTGAGAGGATTTTTCTGATTTTACGGGGTTGGGGGTGAAGCGCCTTCTTGACTTGGGGCCGGGTTTGGGGTGGGGGGGTTGCGTCTGGAGCAGGGGCGGCTCCTCCCAACTTATTAATAGAACTCCGAGAGGCAGTCAGCTTCAGCCGGTGGACCCTGACCGGAGGGACCGGTTTTTTCAGAGAACATACCCCGGTCTCTAGCAAAGCGATATGGAGGCCCAAGGAAAGAGCCAGAAACCAATAGATCGGATTATGGTAACGACTCACGGGACTTTCTCCCGGTCGTGGACCAGGCTAATGTCCTCAACGCCCAGTTCCTGGGCCAGGTCCAACACTTTAACAAAGTTGTGGTATTCGCTTCTGGCATCACCCCGGAAGGTGAGGCGTTTTTCTTTAAGTGCGGCCAGCCGGGTTTGGAGACGGTCCCTTAAATGGTCCTCTGGCACCGGCTCCTGATTGACATAAAAATTGCCCTGGCGATCGACCGACACCACCAGTTCCTGGGGCGGTGGATATTGTTGATTACGGGCCTGAGGCAGGGTTAGCTTCAGGGCCGGCATGACAAAGGTGGAACACAGCAGAAAGAAAATCAGCAACAAAAACACCACGTCCACCAGTGGGGCGATGTCAAGGCTGGGTAGACTGCGGCGGCGACGCAAAAAGGTCATGGCGATTTTTTCGGCGACAGGGGGAGGTACCCGGCCTTCCCGGAGTTTGGTTGGAGGCGTTCTCCTGACATCATCAAGGCTTCTTTGAGCCTTACCACCACGAATTCCATGTGATTCGCCATGCGTCCGGCCAGACTGTCAAAGTAATGGTAGGCCGCCAGGGTAGGCAGCGCCACCAGCAGGCCGAAGGCGGTGGTCAACAGGGCCTCCCAGATGCCGCCGGCCAGGGCGGTGACGTCGGCCTGGGTACCCAGTGCCTGCAATTGCCGGAAGGCCTGGATCATGCCGGTGACGGTGCCGAAGAGCCCCAACAGCGGGGTCAAATAACCAATGGTAGCCAGCCCCCGCAGGAAGCGCTCCACCCGTTCCATCTCTTCAGAGCCGCGTAATTTCACGATCTCCGATTGTAGTTCTGGTGGTTGCTGATAGGTCTCCAAGTAAGTCTGGGCCATGACCGCCAGAGGATCATGCCGTTGGCGGCAGAAATTCAGGGCCGAAGCCGGATTCTGGTCCTGCAACTGGGCCAGCAATTGGGCCATAAAACTCTTATAGTTATTCGAATAGCGCAAGAAGAAATAGGCCCGTTCTAGAATGATGGCCAAGGCCAGGATGGAACAGGCCAGAATCGGCCACATGATCGGACCGCCCTTGTCAAATAACGAGATCAATCTTTCTGCCTCGCCTCCCCAAGTCGTGGGAGATAATTCTCTATATTAAAAAAAATCCTTGAGTCTGCGACTCAAGGATTGCACCCAGCTTGCTTGATCCTTGGAGCTCCTAAGTTTACCATCCTCGGAGCCTGGTTTGCGCCTCATCCAACGTGAGGGCTGAAACCGAATTTACAGGCAGGTCTTCTGACTCCCGGATCACCCTAATCCCTGCGCCTTCCCCTGGCCCTATCCAGACAAGAGTGGCGGTTGAGCAGGTTTCGTTCCCGGTTACAGCGGCGGGACCATGCCGGACTCGCACCGGCTTCCCTATTAAGCCCTTAATGGCACCTGTAAAACTATATTTTAAATATCGACAAGATCCGGGCTGCTTGTCAAGCAAAAAAACTCTGAGATAGTTATCCGGCCGGCTTCCGAATTCCTAATACCGGCCCCTCAGGGTGCTGATTAGGCCTGGGGCCCCTAATTGACCATCGATGTTGAATTTCGGTCCCAGAAATTGCTCAATGACGAAGATGTTGGTCAGCAGGTGGGAGGTGATTTCTTCAGTACGAATAACTGAGGGGTCTTTAGCCAGGCCCAGATAAAGCACTATCTGGTCAGCCAGGTGGCAATCGACCGCGGCCCGTCGGGACTGGAATTTGAAGAAAGCATCGGCCACCTCATCGGCTACGGTCTCCGCCCGTTTACCCCGCGCTCCCAGGGCCGAAAATCCGGCTTGAGGACCCCAGAGAAAAACCAGACTGCCCGGGCCTGGGCTGGGGGCCTGAACCGGTTCGATCGGCACCGGCCAGCCCAGTCTGGCTGTTAATCGGTCCCGTTGGCGGTTAATCACGTGCTCTGGCAGGTTGGCAGCGGCAGATAGGCCCCGGAAAGCGGCGGTCTCCGGGGGCGTGGTCCAGTAGGCCGATTGGAAAGCTTTGGCGGGCTGGATATGCACCCGGATTTCACCCCCACCACGGGGATACCAACCCCACTTAAGCAATTCTAACCGGACCGACAGGCCCAGTTCCTGCAAGGCCGGAAAAAAAACCAGGGACAGATAATGCGCCGGAGGGCTCCAGGGCACATGGGTGCCGCCTTTCAGAGTCAATACTGCTGGGCTTGCAGCCAAGGCTAGGGGGGCCAACAAGGCTTGGGCGACCAGGGTGACTGAACCGGCACTCCTGGTGCGTTCGGCGACATCGAAGCTATAGTTGCCCGGAATGACGCCCCGGGGCTTAAAAGTGAGATCGGTAGAGCCGATTTCCGCGCCCCTGATTTCGGCCTGGGTAATGCGGGCCAAGGCCTGCACCGCGGTCAGATGCTGCGGCCGTAGTCCCGGTTTCGGACGGCGAGCGCGAATATTTTCAATCCTCACTGACTGGCCCCGCAGGGCCGCCAAAGAAAGGGCGGTCCTCAAGATCTGACCGCCCCCTTCGCCATAAGAGCCGTCTACAACTAACATAAATCAGGGAGAATTAATCTTCCAAAATAAAAATCACTTCCATCCGCACCCGGAAGGCATCTATTTTACCTTCCTTGACACTCACCCGTTGTTCCGCAATCCGCAGACCAGTAATGCCCCGCAAAGTTTTATTTGCCCTTTCAAACCCGACCCTGACAGCATCTTCAAAGCTGGTAGGGGATTCGGCGATGATGTGAGTCACCCGGGCCACATTATTCTGATTTGCCATCTGGTTGCCTCCTTTGGGTGGTTGCCTTGCCAACAGCAAGGTTGGCCTGGAGATCTTCCTGAATTTTGCCTCACTAACTACAGACAACATAAGAATCATGAAATAAGATGGCAAGAGGCAAAATCCAATAAGGACCGCATTAGAAAATGTCCAGGCAAAAACGGCAGGCTGAAATCAGAATTTTACCACCAAGAAATTATTACTGTTTGCGGTGATCCTCCAGAGATGGAGACGAGGATTCCGGTGGGGAATCGAGATGGGGCTGGTTCGGATCATCGGCTGTCGGAGTCAAGTGTTCCGCAGCATTGTCCAAGACCCGGGCCTGACGTTCTGCCATGTGGAGCAGATACTGATATTCCATGGCTTTCTTTTGCAACCGGTAACGCAGAATCAGGTTGAGGGGGAAGTACAGCAACCCCAGGGCGAGAACGCCGATGACCAAATAAGTGGCCCAGAGACCCAAAAAGGTAAAGATTTGCCTTAATATCGGCAGCACCCGATCCAGCCGTACTAAGGCGTAAATAACCGATATTAAGAATACCAATCCCAGCAGGTAAGAAACTCTGGACCATTTGCAGGCCAGCCAGTGGTAGCGCCTGGCCTGCTGATCTTTAGGGAGGGTTTCCGAAGAGGAATTGAAGGTATCGAAGCCTTTGACGATTAACCCAAAAAGAAACATCATCACAATGGGGGCAGTGAAGGCCGCCACCAGGTATTCCTTCCAGGGAAAAGGGACTACCGTCACCTGTTCCGAAAACACCCCGGCGTCGATCTGCCAGATCAGGGTTACCAGGAAGATGAGTAACTCGACGATGATCACCAGGATGATGAAACTATTAAAGATATATTTCTTCTCAACCGGGTCATGCAGGTCAAAAAACCTGCCCATAATTTTCCTTCCGATAAATGTTCTTAAAATATTTTTGACTGAGAACCGAAACCAAGAACTGTTTTTTTCTAACCCCGATTCATTTATTTAATACATGAGTAATAATTTATCAATTTGTATCATGCGGGGGGCGGAACTTCAAGGGCAATCCCTGGATCGGAGTTCGCTGACAGGTTTGATTGGCCCAAGCAGCCCAAGAAGAATTATCGGGCAGGCAATATTTTATTTATTTCCATCAGGTAGAGCCAGGCGGCCAGGGCCAACAGCAGTCCGTCTTCCAACATGGCCAGGAACCCGACCTGCCTCTCGGAAAACAATCCGCAGCCACAATCGATATTCAGACCCCGCAGCATGGTGACGGCCAGGACGATCATGAAAATTACCAGTACCGTCTGAATCAACAGCAGGCAACTGCGCGGTTTGATACCCAGGAGCAGCAGGGCACCGCTGACCATTTCCACCCAGGGTACGATGGCGACGGTCAGGCCGACCAAGGGGTGAGGCAGGAGTTGGTAGGCCATTACGGTTTCGGTAAACTGGTAAGGGTAAGAATATTTTTGCAATCCGGCATAGACAAAAACGCTCCCCAGGGCCAGTCGCAGCAAGAAGGTTAGGAAGCGTTTAGTACCCGATGTCAACCGGGTACCCGGCCTCATCCCAGGCACGAAATCCCTCCAAGAATGCCATAACGTTAATAAAGCCTCGGGCCTGGAGAACCTCCGCCACTTCCAGACTGGCATCGCAGTTTTTCTGCCCACAATATACCACGATCTGACGCTGCCGGTCGATACCTGCTAAGGTATCGACACCCTGGTGGTTCAGACGGTCGGCGGTCAGGTTGACGGCTCCGGCGATGTGCAGTTCATTAAATTCGGGCTCTGGGCGAGCATCGATGAACACCGTGTCCCCTTGGCGGTACAGGGCGTAGGCCTGCTCCAGGTTGACGGTTTTAATCTCTGGGAATTCTGACTGCCGATACTGCTCCCGCCAGTGCTCCAACCGAGCCGCCAGATCGCCCTGGAATCCATGACGCACCAGTGACCAGTGGGCCATGAGGCCCAACGCCGCGGCTACCAAGAATATAAATATTCCCCAGGTCAAATCCTGGGCCAGCAATCGACGCCACAAAGTCAGTTACTACCCAAACCAGATTCTGGGTTAGAATCCCTTGGGTTGCCAATCTGATCAGGGCTGGCCTCGCTGGCGGCATAGAATTTTTTGCCCTGAAAATAGAAGCGCAGGGGGATAAAACCCTCGGCTTCCCGAGGCCAACCGCCTTCCTTGCTATGCCGGAAGTAACGCCATACCCGGCCGTCTTTGAGATCGGCCAAGAAGGTCTGGTTGTTCCCCGAGATCAGCAGGAAACGATGACTCTGAGCCATGGAGGGAGCACCTTGAATCTCGGCTCCGCTGCCTTTCAGCGCCTGAATACTAAATTCTTTGTTTTTTAAGGCTGCTTCTATCTGATTGGCCACCTTTTGATCAAGAAAAGGGCTATACAGCCAAAAAACCGTGGTGCCTACAATGCCCAACAGTATGGCCAAAAAAAATGTCCATCCTGTGCTTTTTGCCACGATACCCCCTTTTCCAGTTCAGGGGCCTGAACTGGATGACATTAAATATTTCACTTTACAATTTTACTTTCTGAGGATAATCAATCCAAGGAACTTAATGAAAAAGTAGATGATCAGCAGTCAATTTATAATAAAAATCAAAGAGGCCCTTATGCATCCTGAGCGCAACCGGCCCGTTTCGGCCCTGGCCTTTGATTTAGGTAATGTCTTGGTTCGGGTCGACCAGATGAAACTGGCCGGCTGGTTAGCCCCACACACCCAAGCCGCCCCAGAGGAGATATTAGCCCTGACTTTTGCCAGTTCCCTCAAAGCCGATTATGATTGCGGTCGTTTATCCTCCCAGGTATTCTATCAGCAGCTAATGGACCGCTTAAATTGTTTACTGCCCTATGAGCAATTCTGCCAGTATTGGACCGGCATTTTTTCCCCCTGGGAGGGCATGCAGACGGTAGTGGCCCGGCTACAAGAACGGTATCCTTTATTTATCGTTTCTAATACTGATCCTCTCCACTTTGAGTATGTCTTAGCCAATTTTCCGGTGCTACGCCATTTCAGCCGCTTTATTCTTTCTTATCAACTGGGTAGCCAGAAGCCGGAGCCAGGTATTTACCAGGCCCTGATTGCAGCTTTGGAAACCTCCCCGGAGCAGTGCCTGTTCATCGACGACCAGCTCCCCAATGTCGAGGCGGCCCGACAGCATGGCCTCCAGGCCTGGCAGTTTTTTTCCGCTGCCGATCTGATTGATCGTCTTTCCAATCATGGACTGTGGTAGGCTGCTGCTCTATTTTACCAATTACACCAGGGATACCAGTCATTATCTAGTAGGGGGTACCAGTTGCCTTTTCTAACTGGGCCATTGCCACCTTATGGTCATAAAGGCTGCGGATGTGTTTCAATTCAGAATCATAAAATTGGACCTGGGCATCAGTCACTTCAATAATAGAACCAACCCCGGCCTGGTAACGTCCCCGGGCCAGCCTCAGGTTTTCTCTGGCGGCCTCCAGGGCCTTGGCCGTGGCCCGGATTTTTTCTGCTGCAGCTATTAGGTCCAGGTAACTCTGCTCGACTTCCTTGGTGATATCCTGCCGGATCACCTGTTCCTTGGCTTCCACCGACTGCAGTGTTGACCTGGCCCGACGAACATCGTTTACAGTTGACAAGCCCTCGAATAAGGGGAAGGTAACCCCCACCCCGATGGTCCAGCCCTCTCGCAATGGGTAATCGCTGCCTCGCCAGCTATGGGTTCCGGCAGCGCTGAGGGTAGGAAAATATCCGGACCGGGCGATCTGGACCGCAGCTTTGGATGATTCTTGCTGGGAAAGATTTTTCAGGAGTTCCGGACGCCTTTGGAAGGCTAACTTTTTGGCCTCCTTCAGGCTAATGGGAATAGGTTGAACATCCAGGATATCTTTTAGATCGCTGTAGGGCCAGGTCTCGAGTCCTAAAGCGTTCATCAATTCCACTTTGGAGAGCTTGAAGGTGTTTTTGGCCTGGATCAGGGCCGACTCGGCATCGTAAAGGTTGGCTTCGGCTTTGGCCACGTCGATTTTGGCCCTGATGCCCACTTTATAAAAGCCCTGGGCCTGCCGTACCAGTTCCTGATTAAGCACAACGTTTTTTTGGCTCACCTCGGCGGCCCGTTTGGCGGCTAAGTAGCCAAAATAAGCGGTCTTGGCCTTGAGCACTACCTGTTGCCGGGTATTGGCGTAGTCCTGATTGGAGGCCTGATAATTGGCCTGGGATTCGGCCACCTGACCGGATGTTTTACCAAAATCGTAAAGCAACTGGTTCAGGGTAAAGCGATGCGAAAAATAATCTCCCGGGCCTCCCCCTCTGGAGGGCAGATAAAAAGAGCCGGCACCGGAAGGGCTGCTCAGAAAGGTGGTGTCGAAATCAGTAGTTCTACCCCCATACAACGTCCCATAGTCGTATCCCGAAGTATATTTGAGCTGAGGAAAATAATTGGCCCGCGCAATGCCGATCTGGGCCTTGGCGGCCTGGGCCTTTTCCCGGAATTCGATGATCGACGGGTGGTTTTTTAACGCTACCTCAATGGCCTGTTTTAAAGTCAGCATTTCGTCCGATTGCCGGGGCTGGGGCCAACCTGGAGTACAACTCCCCAACCATAGCCAGACAGTGAATCCAATAATTAACAGCCTCACGCTTCCCTCGCCGACAAGCTGAAAATTTTAGGAAAACACTTGATTAAGATACTTGGTTAGAAAGGATAGTCAAGCTTTTTCTGAGGATTAGCGGGTATTCCGGTTTCTCTCTAAGCCTGCCTGGTTATGCCCCTGGAATGCAATGAACGGTTAATCCAGGGTCTGACGGTAAAGCTTCAGCCCCACTGCCAGGGTGCCGATCAAAAACAGGGCAATGGGCCAGATGTGGGGCCAAGCCTCACTCAGCCCATTGCCTTTGAGCAGAATGCCCCGCACCAACCGGAGGTAATGAGTCAGAGGTAAGATTTCACCAAGCCATTGCGCCCACCTAGGCATGCCCCGGAAAGGGAACATGAAACCAGAAATCAGAACAGATCCCCAAAGGCAATATAGGCCAGCCGGTGACATCTTTGGGCTTCATCCATGTAATGGGTGCTGATCAGAGCGGTGATGCCTTGGGAGGACAAGTTGTGTGTCTCATCCCAAAAATCCCGGCGGGCCCCGGGATCTATCGCGGCAGTAGGTTCGTCTAGCAACAACAGCTTAGGTTCATGCAAGATGCAACTTGCCAATGCCAAACGTTGTTTCCAGCCGCCGGCGGCCCGCATCAGGAAGCAGCAACCCGCAGAGCATGCGAACGTCGATCACCAGTTCCGTTTCAGTCAGGCAATGCTCTGGTTTAACCAGCGATACATCCACCGGTTGCCCGGGGTGAAAGCGAGTGGCAACCTCGGGTTCGGGTCGGGCCTCGATCAGAAAGACCAGTTTAGCCCGGCTCTGGCTGGAATAAATCACCGGCGGGGCCCCACTCACCCTGATAATATAATGGTCAAAAACCAGTCCGGCCTGGGGAGCCGTCTGGATTTTTTAATCCAGGTTCCACTGCAGTTGGGCCAATCTGGCCCGGGCTGCCTTGACCTCAGCCTGTGTTGCTTTGACAGCGTCGCTCCGGCCACCAAGATGGCCGGTTTTTAGGTCGGCCTCTACTTCCTTAACCTGAGCACGGTCTCTTTCTTATTGGCTGCACGCCTTGTCCAGGCTTTCCTTAGCAATGGTGCGTCTCTGATAAAGCTTTTGCCGCCCTCAGGGCCAAGTTAAACCAAGCCGCCAGCCCAATTAATACCATCACTAGCAAAAATATCCAGGAAAGACAATATCTTGCCATTTGCTCAGGGTGGGCCGCCCTCAATCCCGGATCGACTCCAGGGCAACCGCCAATCGCTGTAGCACCTCCTCCTTGCCCAGAATATCCATGATCTCAAAGAGTCCGGGGCTGGCGGTTTTGCCGGTTAAGGCCACCCGCACCGCCTGGGCTAGAGCCACCATCTTGAGGCCGGAGCGCTTTTGCACCTCAGTAAAGATCCGATTGAGGTCTTCTTCCCGCAATTCAGGCAGGGTCGCCAGTCGGGTCCGGATCTCGGCCAGAACCGGCCGGATTGTCGGGGTGAGGAATTTCTGGGCCGCTTTTTCCTCATAGGGCCGGGGATCCCGAAAATAGAACCGTGCCATTTCGGCCATTTCCACCAGGGTGTGGGCCCGGGGCTTCAAGGTCGCCACCACCCGGGTCAGATAATTTACATCATTAGTTAGTATACCCTGCTGAGCCAGGAAATTTCTCAATGACCGGGCCAGTTTGTCATCCGCGGTTTCCCGGATATAATGGCCGTTGAGCCACAGAAGTTTGTCGGCGTTGAAGATTCCGGCGGATTTGCTGACCTGATCCAGGGAAAAGTAGTTGATCAACTCCTCTCGGGAAAAGATTTCCTGATCGCCATGCGACCAGCCCAAACGGGCCAGATAATTGACCAGGGCCTGGGGCAAAAAACCCATGTCCCGGTAAGCCAGCACCGACAAGGCGCCATGGCGCTTGGAGAGTTTGGCCTTGTCCGGCCCCAAAATCATCGGGATGTGGGCAAATTGGGGGCAAGCCGCGCCCAGGGCCTGATAGAGGAGTATCTGCCGGGGAGTGTTGGGAATGTGGTCATCCCCCCGGATAACATGGGTTATCTCCATGGTGAGATCATCGACCACCACCGCAAAATTGTAAGTCGGAATGCCATCGGCCCGAAGCAGAACCAGATCATCAAGCTCCTGATTATCAAAGGCGATGGGGCCTTTAGTCAGATCGTGCCAATGGGTGCTGCCTGTCTGGGGAGAGCGGAAGCGGACCGCAGTATTGGCGCTCGGCCCCAGGTTCCGATTACGACAGTGGCCATCATAGCGGGGATTCTCGCCCCGGGCCAAGGCGGCCCGACGTTTTTCCTCCAACCGCTCGGGTGGACAGTCACAGTAATATGCAGCCCCCGCAGCTAATAAGCGTTTGACGAAATCGTGATAGAGCTCGAGACGGGAGGATTGGTAATAGGGGCCTTCATCCCAGTCCAGACCCAGCCATAGCAGGCTTTCCAGGATGTCTTCTTCATAACGCGCTTCGGAGCGGGCCACATCGGTATCTTCGATACGCAGCACGAAGACTCCCTGGTGGTGCCGGGCAAAGAGCCAGTTAAACAGGGCGGTGCGCGCCCCGCCCAAATGAAAGTAGCCGGTGGGACTGGGAGAAAAACGGGTTCGAATGAGGGCCATATTGCTGAACTCCCTGAACAGGCAAAAATTGCATGGCCTATTTATATCATAACGCGTCGAGGGTAAACAAATAATACGATGATCTCTTAAACTCTGCCCTGAGAGAGGTTTAGGTAGGGGACCCGCAGATCAGCCTGAGCTGTTTGCCTTCCATTGCTCTTATTAATTCCAAATGATGGAAAGTGATATTTCAAATTGAAATAAACCATTGACCTTAACTTTTGGTTCAAATAAAATAGATGACAGAAACAGTCTCCAGTTTATCGAAAACTATCAGGATTTTTAGAGGAGAAGACTATGGCGGCTCGCCGTTCCCCATCCCCCCAGATCACTGAATTGATTTTGGACAGCCTAGCGGAAGGGGTATTTACGGTGGACAAGGATTTTACCATTTTGAGTTTCAATGCCGCGGCTGAGGAGATCACCGGCATCTCCCGGCAGGACGCCCTGGGCCAGAAATGCTATGAGGTGTTGCGGGCCAATATCTGTCAGCAGCGCTGTCCTTTGGAAGAGAGCATCGCCAGTGGCCGGGCCCGGTTAGAAGTAGATGTGGACATCCTGGACAGCCAGGGCCGCCGGGTACCCCTGAAAATCTGCACCACGGTGTTAAAAAATCAAAACGGTCAGGTAATCGGTGGGGTGGAGACCTTCCGCGATCTGTCGGCCCTAGAGTCGCTGCGCAAAGAACTCACCAAGCAATATACCATTCAGGATATTCTGGCCAAAAGCCCGGCCATGCAAGATATTCTGGCCATTTTGCCCGATCTGGCCCCGAGCGACGCCACCGTGCTCTTGGAAGGGGAATCCGGCACCGGCAAAAATTTGGTCTCCCGGGCTTTGCATGAGTTGAGCCACCGCCAGACTGGGCCGTATGTGGTGGTCAACTGTAGCGCCCTGCCCGATCCCTTGCTGGAATCCGAGCTTTTCGGTTATGTCAAGGGGGCCTTCACCGATGCCAAACAGGACAAACCGGGACGCTTTGCCGCGGCCCAGGGCGGCACCCTGTTGCTGGACGAAGTCGGAGAATTGTCGCCCGCCATGCAGGTCAAGCTGCTGCGGGTGCTGGACGACAAGGAATATGTCCCCTTGGGGAGCAATACCCCTATCCGGGCCGATGTCCGGGTGATCGCCGCCACCAACAAGGTCTTGAAGGACGAGGTGCGCCAGGGGCGCTTTCGCCCCGACCTATATTATCGTCTCAATGTGGTGCGGCTGCGCCTACCTCCGCTCCGGCAACGGCGGGAGGATATCCCGCTGTTGGTTGACTTCTTCATTCGTAAACATCGCGCCTTGAAAGGCAAACGGCTGACCGGGGTGACTCCGGAGGTTTTGGAACGGTTGTTGCGCTATGAGTTTCCCGGTAATGTTCGCGAACTGGAAAACATCATTGAACATGGGGTGGTGCTGTGCCGGGGGGAACGCCTGGAACTGCGCGACCTCCCGGAGGAATTGAGGGAGCTTTCCAACCCCGCCACCGGGTTAGGGTCCACGGCTTCGACCCTGGCGGCCTCAGAGGCCCGACTCATTGCCGACACCCTGGCCCAATACCAGGGCCAGCGGGGGCGGACTGCCCAGGCGCTGGGCATTGCTCCTTCCACCCTGTGGAGAAAAATGCAAAAATACGGGTTGCTGGCCCCGGCTTCCAGTTCCCGTCACCGCAGTAAATAATTCATAATGAATTAAATTAATTCATTATGAAATAATAATTTCTCGCCAGTAATTTTGAGACGATTATTATTAAATAATATGGCCTAGTTACAAACAGGTTTCTTTGGTCTTAAATTTGCATTTCCTTAATAAATGTGAGGCGTTTTTTAAAAGTGGCGATTCCGGTATTTCGCGGCCGGGTGGCACCAAGATTTGACCATGCCCGGGAGGGTTGGGTTTTTACCTTGTCACCGCGGGGCTATCATGATTTGCAGGTGCTTTATTGGGGAGCCGAAAGTGAGGCGGAACGGGTCCGACAACTGCGCCAGACAGGGGTTCGGGTATTAATCTGCGGAGCTATCGAAGACTGGCTCCTGGGCTATGTGCGGCACTGGGGTATGGTGGGCATACCTTGGGTGCAAGGCGAGGTCTATACCGTGTTACAAAAATTTTTGCAGGGCTGCTGGTGGGGGCAAGACCCCCGACTGGAGGCCTGGACAAGGAGGTTTACGATGCCCGATGGTAGAGGGAGGGGTCAGGGACCGGGTCCTAAAGGTGGTGGCGGTCCGGGGCGTGGTG
The window above is part of the Deltaproteobacteria bacterium genome. Proteins encoded here:
- the gltX gene encoding glutamate--tRNA ligase; the protein is MALIRTRFSPSPTGYFHLGGARTALFNWLFARHHQGVFVLRIEDTDVARSEARYEEDILESLLWLGLDWDEGPYYQSSRLELYHDFVKRLLAAGAAYYCDCPPERLEEKRRAALARGENPRYDGHCRNRNLGPSANTAVRFRSPQTGSTHWHDLTKGPIAFDNQELDDLVLLRADGIPTYNFAVVVDDLTMEITHVIRGDDHIPNTPRQILLYQALGAACPQFAHIPMILGPDKAKLSKRHGALSVLAYRDMGFLPQALVNYLARLGWSHGDQEIFSREELINYFSLDQVSKSAGIFNADKLLWLNGHYIRETADDKLARSLRNFLAQQGILTNDVNYLTRVVATLKPRAHTLVEMAEMARFYFRDPRPYEEKAAQKFLTPTIRPVLAEIRTRLATLPELREEDLNRIFTEVQKRSGLKMVALAQAVRVALTGKTASPGLFEIMDILGKEEVLQRLAVALESIRD
- a CDS encoding sigma 54-interacting transcriptional regulator, producing the protein MAARRSPSPQITELILDSLAEGVFTVDKDFTILSFNAAAEEITGISRQDALGQKCYEVLRANICQQRCPLEESIASGRARLEVDVDILDSQGRRVPLKICTTVLKNQNGQVIGGVETFRDLSALESLRKELTKQYTIQDILAKSPAMQDILAILPDLAPSDATVLLEGESGTGKNLVSRALHELSHRQTGPYVVVNCSALPDPLLESELFGYVKGAFTDAKQDKPGRFAAAQGGTLLLDEVGELSPAMQVKLLRVLDDKEYVPLGSNTPIRADVRVIAATNKVLKDEVRQGRFRPDLYYRLNVVRLRLPPLRQRREDIPLLVDFFIRKHRALKGKRLTGVTPEVLERLLRYEFPGNVRELENIIEHGVVLCRGERLELRDLPEELRELSNPATGLGSTASTLAASEARLIADTLAQYQGQRGRTAQALGIAPSTLWRKMQKYGLLAPASSSRHRSK